One genomic window of Sporosarcina ureae includes the following:
- a CDS encoding YihY/virulence factor BrkB family protein produces the protein MFMTIIKRFFKERFFDQAAQNAYYLLLSVLPFLLVVLSIVQFLPVEEASILALLRPFVPDESFQLIEQSVQSVLYKSHGKLLALSVLAALWTTSIAVQSFARSLDMANRRLHQQPLWISIIRNLGVTILFMLIVPMSLFLPLIEKLMHTVIAYYDVLDAWEGWLYIWPNIKWGLGTFFLFLFFLLFYQLMPTGKMKWKEALPGALLSAFGWQLVSLLFGEYVSRVDYSRLYGQLAGIIMLVLWFYLTAVIIILSGLLNAEWKRRRRIT, from the coding sequence ATGTTCATGACTATAATTAAACGCTTCTTTAAAGAACGCTTTTTTGATCAGGCGGCGCAGAACGCTTACTATTTGTTGCTTTCGGTATTGCCTTTTTTGCTTGTAGTGCTGTCTATTGTACAATTCTTACCTGTAGAAGAGGCTAGTATTTTAGCGTTGCTACGTCCATTTGTGCCAGATGAATCTTTTCAGCTGATTGAGCAAAGTGTTCAGTCTGTACTCTATAAAAGTCATGGCAAGTTACTAGCACTCAGTGTGCTAGCTGCATTATGGACCACATCCATTGCGGTACAATCATTTGCCCGTTCATTGGACATGGCGAATCGGAGGCTTCATCAGCAACCGCTATGGATTAGCATAATCCGTAATCTCGGTGTAACGATTCTATTCATGCTTATCGTACCGATGTCTCTATTTTTGCCGTTGATTGAAAAACTTATGCATACAGTCATTGCGTATTATGATGTGCTAGATGCATGGGAAGGCTGGTTGTATATTTGGCCCAATATAAAATGGGGTCTTGGCACATTCTTTTTATTTTTGTTCTTCTTATTATTTTATCAACTTATGCCAACGGGAAAGATGAAATGGAAAGAGGCGTTGCCAGGAGCTTTGCTTTCAGCATTTGGCTGGCAGTTAGTTTCATTATTATTCGGAGAGTATGTATCACGGGTGGATTACTCTAGGCTATATGGACAATTAGCCGGGATTATCATGCTAGTGTTATGGTTTTATCTAACGGCAGTAATTATTATTCTTTCTGGATTATTGAATGCAGAGTGGAAAAGGAGGAGACGGATTACATGA